In Bradyrhizobium sp. 170, the DNA window GCCGATAGCGCCAGCAATTCGCGCGCAGTATGGCGGAAAGTCGCGCCCGGCGCCGCAGCAGCTTCGAGGCGCTCTTTCATGTTGGGATAGCTCGTGCTTTCCAACAGCAACTGGGCGGCGCGAATCCGCGCCAGATCCTGCTCGGCGACGCCGACGCTGCGATCAGCGGTGATCTCATCGAACATCTTTGCCGCGGCCTGCGGATCGCGGTTGGCGACTTCCGTCGCCATGCGCAACCGCGCCAGCACGCGATAGCCGAACGGCGCCTTCGCGACGAGATCGGCGAAGGCCGCCTCGGCCTCGGCGTGCTTGTTGGCTTCCGAAAGCTCGACGGCCTTGTCGAACGCAGCCCCCGCCTCGGCCGCCTTCTTGGCCTCCAAATATTGGTAGCCGCGCCAGCCACCCACGGCGGCGATGATCAAAATCATGCCGGCGATGATATAAAGCGAGTATCGGTCCCACAGCTTCTTGAGCTGATCGCGACGGACCTCCTCGTCGACTTCATCAAATAATTCAGACACTTAAAGATATCCCATCCCCGAGGAACCGCGCCTTGGGCGGCAGCATCGTGCGCCCGATCCCCGCATGGCCGCGACGTAGCCTATCGATATGGCGGTGGCAAGGCAAAGCGAGGTGGATCAAAGCGTTAACAGCGGCTCGATATGCCTCCGAAATCGGCTGACAATGTTGACATCGCGGTTCAAAGTTTGGCGTAATCCCGCCCGCTTCCATTTCGAATCTTATCCCGATTTCCTGGGTGTTTCATGCCTCGCCATGCGTTGGTTTCGATGCTTGCCATGAGCTTGGTATTGGGACTGGCATCCCTGCCCGCGGCGTCACTGGCCGACGACATCAAGCCGAAGGCGCCCGAGACGGCGTTCTCGG includes these proteins:
- a CDS encoding tetratricopeptide repeat protein, with the translated sequence MSELFDEVDEEVRRDQLKKLWDRYSLYIIAGMILIIAAVGGWRGYQYLEAKKAAEAGAAFDKAVELSEANKHAEAEAAFADLVAKAPFGYRVLARLRMATEVANRDPQAAAKMFDEITADRSVGVAEQDLARIRAAQLLLESTSYPNMKERLEAAAAPGATFRHTARELLALSAWRANDASATRQWLDMIANDGQTPPSLRSRSEALQALLPPVAKS